One window from the genome of Alnus glutinosa chromosome 13, dhAlnGlut1.1, whole genome shotgun sequence encodes:
- the LOC133854049 gene encoding receptor-like protein 56, with translation METSCFAKNVIFVWALAFIASSPLACVKAAGCTKEQTRALLEINNATNASSLAGWDGRNCCEANGIYCDGIAGGVGAIYWEGEYNDASSRSTWYPNVTLFTLFDELEILVLPNMQIGGSLEAFCELKGLQYLEYLNLMDNILEGVIPSCLGMIGNLQYLFLSNNRLYGNLPPSIFSNQSKIVYFLASNNQLDEVLSFSTFANASSLQYLDLSSNCNLEIETESPSWVPTFQLNYLNLANCSLNKKNGHVFPSFITAQVALESLDLSHNLIEGSIPCQLLFNTSITGLSLRSNKIDGSLFLGCFANRTSSLQLFDMSDNNVKGSLPENIGHLLPNLSHVDMSFNALEGIIPWSFGNLEALDLSNNKLSGTIPQSLTRNGTLLVYLNLSNNRLEGEMLPRDTNMTSLECLQLGSNQFQGMISPAISNSPYLLILDIRNNNLSGNIPKWLYDHPHLVEVLLSGNRFEGHLLRRMCQMEFLQVFDISDNHISGGIPSCLDNITSWKKSSPRSNCRSYYIENGQLFFAMRSMRQHPLFEIKMALRIKHEVYAYKGIPLSLMTTIDMSSNQLTGNIPFQMGELSQLRSLNLSNNFLMGPIPNSFQNLKNVESLDLSHNKLSGRIPFELVEMTSLSAFSVAYNNLSGRVPFERQFSTFESQFYDGNPDLCGDPLPRNCSTTNQLEPGHEEEKEESRIIDSPLFFYAFVAVSYAFGFWVFFGILIINKSWRYIYFRAVDRIIESCFEMLSKYQ, from the exons ATGGAGACTTCTTGTTTTgctaaaaatgtcatttttgtttGGGCTTTGGCTTTCATCGCTTCATCCCCTTTGGCTTGTGTTAAAGCAGCTGGATGCACCAAAGAACAGACGAGAGCTCTCTTGGAGATCAACAACGCCACAAATGCTTCTTCCCTTGCGGGCTGGGACGGAAGGAATTGTTGTGAAGCGAACGGAATCTATTGTGATGGTATTGCTGGAGGAGTTGGGGCAATATATTGGGAAGGGGAGTACAACGACGCTTCATCAAGAAGTACATGGTATCCAAATGTAACCTTGTTCACCTTATTTGATGAACTCGAAATACTAGTACTGCCTAACATGCAAATTGGAGGAAGCCTTGAAG CTTTTTGCGAACTGAAGGGATTACAATATCTGGAGTATTTGAATCTTATGGATAATATACTGGAAGGCGTTATTCCCTCTTGTCTTGGGATGATTGGAAACCTTCAATATCTTTTTCTATCAAATAATCGTCTTTATGGTAATCTACCTCCATCAATATTCTCCAACCAAAGCAAGATTGTGTATTTTCTAGCTTCGAACAATCAATTAGATGaggttttatcattttctactttTGCCAATGCTTCAAGTCTCCAATACCTTGATCTTTCAAGCAACTGCAATTTGGAAATTGAAACAGAATCTCCCTCATGGGTTCCAACCTTTCAGCTAAATTATCTGAACTTGGCGAATTGCAGCCTCAACAAGAAGAATGGTCACGTTTTCCCAAGCTTTATCACCGCCCAAGTTGCCTTGGAATCGCTAGACTTGTCTCACAACTTAATAGAGGGAAGCATACCTTGTCAGTTGCTATTCAACACGAGTATCACAGGTTTATCCTTGAGAAGTAACAAAATTGATGGTTCACTTTTTCTTGGTTGCTTTGCTAATCGAACTTCATCACTTCAATTATTTGACATGTCAGATAATAATGTCAAAGGTTCTCTTCCCGAAAATATTGGACATCTTCTTCCAAACTTATCCCATGTTGACATGTCCTTCAATGCATTAGAGGGCATCATTCCTTGGTCTTTTGGTAATCTAGAAGCATTAGACCTTTCTAATAACAAGCTCTCAGGGACTATACCGCAAAGTTTGACTAGAAATGGCACTCTACTGGTATATCTAAATCTATCAAACAATAGATTGGAAGGAGAAATGCTCCCAAGGGACACCAACATGACAAGCTTGGAGTGCTTGCAACTCGGCAGCAATCAATTTCAAGGAATGATCTCACCCGCAATATCAAACAGCCCCTATCTACTAATCCTAGATATTCGAAACAATAACTTGTCTGGTAATATTCCAAAGTGGTTGTATGATCATCCTCACTTGGTGGAAGTTCTTTTAAGTGGAAATCGCTTTGAAGGTCACCTACTTCGAAGAATGTGTCAAATGGAATTTTTGCAAGTTTTCGATATCTCTGATAATCATATTTCGGGAGGTATTCCCTCCTGCCTTGATAACATTACATCTTGGAAGAAGAGTTCTCCAAGGTCTAATTGCCGAAGCTATTACATAGAAAATGGTCAATTGTTTTTCGCGATGCGATCAATGAGACAACATCCTCTATTCGAAATTAAAATGGCCTTGCGAATAAAACATGAGGTATATGCTTACAAAGGTATCCCACTCTCATTGATGACTACAATTGACATGTCATCTAACCAATTGACAGGTAACATTCCTTTTCAAATGGGAGAATTGTCGCAGCTTCGGTCCTTGAACTTGTCGAATAATTTTCTAATGGGCCCCATTCcaaattcttttcaaaatttgaaaaacgtGGAGAGCTTGGATCTTTCCCACAACAAGTTGAGTGGGAGAATCCCTTTTGAATTGGTTGAAATGACTTCTCTATCAGCATTTAGTGTTGCCTATAACAATCTTTCTGGAAGAGTCCCATTTGAGCGGCAATTCTCAACTTTCGAGTCGCAATTCTATGATGGAAATCCAGATCTATGTGGAGACCCTCTGCCGAGAAACTGCTCAACTACAAACCAACTTGAACCTGGAcatgaggaagaaaaggaagagagtaGAATAATTGATAGCCCTTTATTCTTCTATGCATTTGTTGCTGTCTCTTATGCATTcggattttgggttttctttgggaTCCTAATCATTAACAAGAGTTGGAGGTATATCTATTTTAGAGCTGTGGACAGAATTATTGAGTCATGTTTTGAAATGCTCTCCAAGTATCAGTGA